GTCGTAGCCCTTGGAGTCGGTCAGGTACGTGGGCATGTAGGACGTCAGCGCGTAGCCAGCGGTGTTGGCAGCGGCCACAACAACCATGGCCACAATGATGGGGCGCCAGTAGGCCTTGACGATCCCCACGGGTCCCTTGGCCGTTGCGGCGTCCCCGGCGGAGGCGTTCTTGGCGTTTTCTTCCTGGGCGTCAAGGGTGGCCTGGAACTGGGGCGATTCCTCGATCTTGCTCCGGAAGTACACGGCGATCAGGCCCAGCGGGCCGTCAACCAGGAACGGGATGCGCCAGCCCCAGTCCTCCATGGTGCCCTGGCCCAGGGTCAGCTGCAGGACGGACACCAGGGCGGCGCCGATGGCGAAGCCGAGGTAGCTGCCCAGGTCCAGGAAGCTGGCGAAGAAGCCGCGGCGCTTGTCAGCGGCGTACTCGCTGACGAACGTGGTGGCGCCGGCGTACTCGCCGCCGGTGGAGAAGCCCTGGATGACCTTGAGGAGCACCAGGAGCGCTGCAGCCCAGAGGCCGATCTGGGCGTATCCGGGCAGGAGGCCGACGGCGAACGTACTGGCCGCCATGATCATCAGCGTGGTGGCCAGGATCTTCTGGCGGCCCATCTTGTCGCCCAGCCAGCCGAAGATCACCCCGCCCAGGGGACGGGCGATGAAGGTGGCGGCAAAGGTTCCCAGCAGGAACAACGTCTGGGTGGTGGGATCGGATTCAGGGAGGAACACCGGGCCCATGGTGGTGATGAGGTAGCCGAAAACGCCTACGTCGTACCACTCCATGGTGTTGCCAACGATCGTGCCGCCCAGTGCTTTTTTGAGCATGGGCTGGTCCACCACGTTGACATCGGATTCCTTGAGCCGACGGCGTGGCAGCAGCCTGGGCTTCTTGGCAGCCGTGGGGGCTGCAGGGTCGGTTCCGCGGGCGTTCCTGGCGCCTGCTGAAGAGTCGGTCATGCTTCGGTCTGTGGGCATTTGGGCAACTCCTGTGGAGGTCATTTGCTTGCGACTTGTAGCTGCCCCGCTCCGGGCAGGCCTTCAATTTTACGGGATTCCTCTAGCGTCGGAGCAGTTTGATGGCGTAGCATGCTCCCTTTTGTGCCCAATTTGGGGCCGGTTCTGAAAATTTTTCCCCCGGCTTTTCCCGCGTGATCACTGGGAAGCAGGCTGATGAACAGCGGCGTTACCAAAAATTTTCCAAAATGCCCCGTTTCAACCCCGCTCCCGAGGGAAACCGGCCGCAAAAAGTGACCGCTGCCACGGTCCCCGGAGGGGGTTCCCAGCAGCCTCGGACGTGCCTATGGTAGAGCGGTGAACGCACTTCTTTCCGGGCAGTAGTCCGCGCGCCCGGGCGCTTTCGCCGGCATTCGTTTCAAGGAAGAACGAAGAAAAGAAGGGAAGAACCACATGGGTGAAGAATCCAGCCAGTTCCACATCAGGCCTGAGGTGGCGGACCACCTTGCGGCAGCCATGGATGCGCCTGTGGCGCCCGGCCCCGCGGCTACGGGTGCCGTTCCGCTGGCAGGGCAGGGCGGGTGGCCGGACGGCATGGGAAAGCGGCGGCACCCGAAGGACCAGGGCTCCGGCCATGGGCGGATGGGTCACGAGGCCGCAGTGACGGCTGTCCACCGCACCGGCCGGCCCCAGATGCCGCACTCCTCATAGCTGCTGGCCGTCGCCTGGACCCAGCAGGGCGACGCGCGCTGTCCATATCGACACGGAAATTACCTGGCGCCCCCGGAATATGGGGGCCGCCAGGTAATTTGCGCGTCGCGGACCCGCAAGCGCGTCGAAAAGCGTGCGCCCCGCCGGGCTTAGCCTTCGCGGACCACGTCCGACGGGTCCTTGTCCAGGCGCCAGCCCCGCCACCGTGGATGCCTGAGCCTGCCCGGCCCCGTCCACTCGCTGTAGGTCACCTCGCCCACGAGCTCCGGTGACACCCAGTGGGCGTCGGCGGAATCCGGCCGGGGGACGTCGTGGAAAGGTGAGGTTTTCCGGCCCAGGCGTTCCACCGTCTGGCGGAGTTCCGTGAGCTCCCGGCCGCTGAAACCGGAGCCGACGCGCCCCACGTACTGCAGCTTGCCGCCGTCGGGAATGCCCACCAGCAGCGATCCCACGGTGTCCTGCCGCCCGCCCTTTCCCGGCCGCCAACCGCCCACCACCACTTCCTGGGTCTGTTCCGTCTTGAGTTTGATCCAGGTCCTGGTCCGCTGCCCGCTCACGTAGCGGCTGTCCGTCCTCTTGGCCATCACCCCTTCAAGGCCGAGCTCCTGCGCGCTGTCGAGGAGGAGGTCCACGGATTCCTCGAGCACCATGGACAGGTCCACCGGGCAGTCGGAGGGACGGAAGAATTCCTCCAGCCGCTGCCGCCGTTTGCTGAGCGGCAGGCGCCGGAGGTCCTTGCCGTCGTCGAAGAGCAGGTCGAACAGCATCAGCTGGACCGGGATCGAGGTGCGGGCTTTGGCGACGTCGGCCGCCCGGGTAAGTTTCATCCGCCCCTGCAGCAGCCCAAAGTCAGGCCTTCCACCGGGCCCGACGGCGATGATCTCACCATCGGCCACGAACGGCTGCCCCGGCCAGCACGCCCGGTCCGTGAACTCGGGGTAGGTCCTGGTGACGTCGTTGCCGTTGCGGGAGAAGATCCGGACCTTTTCACTGTCCGCCACCAGCAGTGCCCGGACACCGTCCCACTTGAGCTCGTACTGCCACGTGCTGCCGTGCAGGTCCGCAGTGCTGCCGGAGGTCGCCATCATGGGGGCGTACTCCAGCGGGTCGGCAAGGGCGCTCAGCGTTGCTGCGGAAGCCGCGGACGGCTCTTCACCGCCGGCGTCCTGCGAAGGTTCCGGCACTGCGCGGGCCGCCTGCCGTCGTCGTCCGCCTTGCTGCTCCTGGTCCATCAGGTGGATGAGCCATTGGTTTTCGGCGTCCTTCCCCTGCCCGCGTCCGGTGTGGATGAGGGCCACCTTCCTGCTGCCGCCCAGCCCGCCGCCCTCCGATCCCGTCAGGGTGACGATGACTTCCTTGCCGTTGATCCACTTGTGCAGTTCGTAGGTGCCGGTGTCCCAAATGGTCATTTCACCCGCGCCGTACTGTCCCTTGGGGATGGTGCCGTGGAAGGTGAGGTAGTCCATGGGATGGTCCTCGGTCTGCACGGCCAGGTTGTTCTTGCCGCCGGACTCCGGGACGCCCTTGGGCAGGGCCCAGGATGCCAGGACCCCCTCGTGTTCCAGCCGGAGGTCCCAGTGCAGGCGGCTGGCGTGATGTTCCTGGATGACAAAGCTGTTGCCGCCGGCCGGGATCCCCGCGAACGGTTCGGGGGTCGCCTTGGGGTCGCGCATCGAGCGGTACCTGCCCAGCCGGGCGTCGCCGTCGTGGTGTGCGTCCCCCTGTTCCGGGCTGCCGGTTGTCCCACCCGCCGCCGCGCTTGCCGCAGCGTTGACGACGGCGGCGAACGGGTCCTTGCCGTCCCGCACCCGGCGCAGCACCTCCTGGTAGTCCAGGTGCTTCAGCGTGGGAGACTGGATTTCCCGCCAGGTCCGCGGGGCGGCCACCATGGGCGTGGGCCTGCCGCGAAGCGAGTAGGGGACCACCGTGGTTTTTGCGGCGTTGTTCTGGCTCCAGTCCACCAGCACCTTGCCCTTGCGCAGTGACTTCTTCATGTCGCTGACGGCGAGGTCCGGGTGGTCGGCCTCGAGTGCCCGGGCCAGTTCGCGGGCGAAAGCGGAGATCTCTTCCGAGGTCTGGGTCCCGTCCAGTGCTGCATACAGGTGGATGCCCTTGCTGCCACTGGTTACCGGCACCGGGTCCAGGCCCACGTCCTGCAGGATGTCCCGCGCCAGGAGGGCCACTTCGCGGCATTCCGGCAGCCCGGCGCCCTCGCCAGGGTCCAGGTCCAGCACCAGCCGGTCCGGATTGAGCTGGTTGCCGTGCGAATCCACCCGCCACTGCGGCACGTGGATTTCGAGGGAGTTGATCTGGCCGAACCAGGCCAGCGTGGCGGCGTCGTTGACCAGGGGGTAGTGGATGGTCCGGTCCTTGTGCGTGATCGCTGCCCGGGGCAGCCAGCTAGGCGCTGAGTCCTCCAAATCCTTCTGGAAGAACACCTCACCGGGCTTGTCCGCGGTGCCTACTCCGTTGACCCACCGCTTCCGCGTGGCCGGGCGGTTGGCGGCCGCCGGTATCAGGACGTGCGCCACCGCAGCGTAGTAGGCCAGCACGTCCGCCTTGGTGGTGCCGGTCTCCGGGTAAATGATTTTGTCCAGGTTGGTCAGCGTCAGTTCGCGGCCCGCCACCCGGACACGTTCCCGGCTACCTGCCATGGGGCTTCACCTCCGGCCCGCTCTGATGTTGACTGTAGGAATGAGAGCCATCTGGAAAGGTGCCATCGCGTTCGGCCTGGTCAACGTGCCCGTGAAGGTCTACAGCGCCACTGAGGATCATGACATCAGTCTGCACCAGGTTCACAATGCCGACGGCGGCAGGATCCGCTACCAGCGCCGGTGCGAGGTCTGCAGCGAAGTGGTGGACTACTCGGACATCGAGAAGGCGTTCGAGGAGGACGGCCGCACGGTGGTGCTGTCCAAGGATGAGCTCAAGTCCATTCCTGCTGAGAACAGCCACGAGATCGAAGTGGTGCAGTTCGTGCCGTCGGAGCAGCTCGAACCCATGATGTTCGAGAAGAGCTACTACCTGGAGCCGGACTCCAAGTCGCCCAAGGCCTACGTGCTGCTGCGCCGCGCGCTGGAGGACACGGACCGGGTGGCCATCGTCCAGTTCGCGCTGCGGGAAAAGACCCGGCTGGGTGCCCTGCGCATCAAGGACGACGTCCTGGTGCTGCAGTCCCTGCTCTGGCCCGATGAGGTACGCGAGGCCAACTTCCCATCGCTGGACGCCGATATCAGGATCTCCGCCCAAGAACGGGACATGTCCGCGGCGCTGGTGGAATCCATGGCGGCCGACTTCGAGCCCAGCTCCTTTACGGATGAGTACCAGGTGCAGCTCCGGCAGCTGATTGACGCCAAGCTCGAACAGGGCGAATCGCTGGACACGGAGGAAACGTTCGGCGTCGAGGCCGGCGAGGGCGGCAAGGGCGAGGTCATCGACCTCATGGAGGCCCTCAAGCGGAGCCTGGACCGGAAGCGCGGCGGCGGGGAAGCCGCCTCCGCCGGTGGAGAATCCGACGACGAAGCGGACGCAGGGAACGAGGAAACCGAAGCTGCCAAACCTGCGGGCAAGCGGGCCGGCACCAAGGCGGCCGCGTCCAGGACGGCGGCAGCGAAGACCGGCACGGACGATGCCAAACCAGCCGCCAGGTCATCAGCGAAGTCCACATCGGCTTCCGCCAAGACCACGGGAGCAAGATCCACAGCGTCCAAGTCGACGACAGCCAAATCCACGACAGCCACATCCACTGCAGCCAAGTCCACTGCAGCTAAAACAACCGCGTCCAAGTCCTCCGGCACGGGCCCGGCGGACACCAAGACGTCCGGCACAAAGGCTGCGGCAAAACCGGCGGCCAAGACCACCAGGGCGCGCAAGCCGGCCTGACCGGCAATCGGTACGGCATTCCGGAGGGGCCGGTAGCCGGGCCGCGCTTTCGGAAAACGTGCCTTTACAGCGGCCTCCAACGCGCCCACAATGAGTCGCATCGCAGCCTCCGCTGTGCCAACGGCGCGCTGCCACCCATTCCGGACGGACATGTAAAGGGGCGCGGACATGAGCCAGCAGACGGATGCAGTGGAGGATGACCGGGAGCTGAAGAAAAAGCACCGGGCCATGTGGGCATCAGGGGATTACCCCGCCCTCGCGGACGAGATGCTCCTGGAACTGGGCGCCGTCCTGGTGGAGGCCTGCGGCATCAAACCACGCCAACGGGTCCTGGACGTTGCGGCCGGAACCGGCAACGCGGCCATCCCGGCAGCCATGATGGGGGCCAAGGTGGTGGCCAGCGACCTTACTCCTGAACTTTTCGAGGCAGGGCGCAAGGAGGCGGCCAACCGTGGCGTCAGCCTGGAGTGGCAGGAGGGCGACGCCGAAGCCCTGCCCTTTAGTGATGCGGAGTTCGACGCCGTGATGTCCTGCATCGGGGTGATGTTTGCGCCGCACCACCAGGCGGCCGCGGACGAGCTGCTCCGGGTCTGCAAGCCGGGAGGCTCCATCGGGCTGCTCAGCTGGACGCCGGAAGGATTCGTCGGTCAGATGCTGGCCACCCTGAAGCCGTTTGCCCCGCCGCCCCCGCCCGGCGCCCAGCCAGCGCCGCTCTGGGGGAGCGAGGAGCATGTCCGCGAACTGCTGGACGGGA
This region of Arthrobacter sp. DNA4 genomic DNA includes:
- a CDS encoding MFS transporter, whose amino-acid sequence is MPTDRSMTDSSAGARNARGTDPAAPTAAKKPRLLPRRRLKESDVNVVDQPMLKKALGGTIVGNTMEWYDVGVFGYLITTMGPVFLPESDPTTQTLFLLGTFAATFIARPLGGVIFGWLGDKMGRQKILATTLMIMAASTFAVGLLPGYAQIGLWAAALLVLLKVIQGFSTGGEYAGATTFVSEYAADKRRGFFASFLDLGSYLGFAIGAALVSVLQLTLGQGTMEDWGWRIPFLVDGPLGLIAVYFRSKIEESPQFQATLDAQEENAKNASAGDAATAKGPVGIVKAYWRPIIVAMVVVAAANTAGYALTSYMPTYLTDSKGYDEVHGTLLTIPVLVVMSLCIPLTGKLSDRIGRRPVLWIGAVSTIVLAIPAFMLIGIGQIWSTLAGLALIAFPVTFYVANLASALPAQFPTSSRYGAMGIAYNFAVAIFGGTTPFIVAALIGATGNDMMPAYYLMATSLVGAVAIYFLKESANRPLPGSMPSVDTEAEAKELVATQDENPLINLDELPFDTQDGADPHAHRGVPAGA
- a CDS encoding ATP-dependent DNA ligase — its product is MAGSRERVRVAGRELTLTNLDKIIYPETGTTKADVLAYYAAVAHVLIPAAANRPATRKRWVNGVGTADKPGEVFFQKDLEDSAPSWLPRAAITHKDRTIHYPLVNDAATLAWFGQINSLEIHVPQWRVDSHGNQLNPDRLVLDLDPGEGAGLPECREVALLARDILQDVGLDPVPVTSGSKGIHLYAALDGTQTSEEISAFARELARALEADHPDLAVSDMKKSLRKGKVLVDWSQNNAAKTTVVPYSLRGRPTPMVAAPRTWREIQSPTLKHLDYQEVLRRVRDGKDPFAAVVNAAASAAAGGTTGSPEQGDAHHDGDARLGRYRSMRDPKATPEPFAGIPAGGNSFVIQEHHASRLHWDLRLEHEGVLASWALPKGVPESGGKNNLAVQTEDHPMDYLTFHGTIPKGQYGAGEMTIWDTGTYELHKWINGKEVIVTLTGSEGGGLGGSRKVALIHTGRGQGKDAENQWLIHLMDQEQQGGRRRQAARAVPEPSQDAGGEEPSAASAATLSALADPLEYAPMMATSGSTADLHGSTWQYELKWDGVRALLVADSEKVRIFSRNGNDVTRTYPEFTDRACWPGQPFVADGEIIAVGPGGRPDFGLLQGRMKLTRAADVAKARTSIPVQLMLFDLLFDDGKDLRRLPLSKRRQRLEEFFRPSDCPVDLSMVLEESVDLLLDSAQELGLEGVMAKRTDSRYVSGQRTRTWIKLKTEQTQEVVVGGWRPGKGGRQDTVGSLLVGIPDGGKLQYVGRVGSGFSGRELTELRQTVERLGRKTSPFHDVPRPDSADAHWVSPELVGEVTYSEWTGPGRLRHPRWRGWRLDKDPSDVVREG
- a CDS encoding Ku protein, translating into MRAIWKGAIAFGLVNVPVKVYSATEDHDISLHQVHNADGGRIRYQRRCEVCSEVVDYSDIEKAFEEDGRTVVLSKDELKSIPAENSHEIEVVQFVPSEQLEPMMFEKSYYLEPDSKSPKAYVLLRRALEDTDRVAIVQFALREKTRLGALRIKDDVLVLQSLLWPDEVREANFPSLDADIRISAQERDMSAALVESMAADFEPSSFTDEYQVQLRQLIDAKLEQGESLDTEETFGVEAGEGGKGEVIDLMEALKRSLDRKRGGGEAASAGGESDDEADAGNEETEAAKPAGKRAGTKAAASRTAAAKTGTDDAKPAARSSAKSTSASAKTTGARSTASKSTTAKSTTATSTAAKSTAAKTTASKSSGTGPADTKTSGTKAAAKPAAKTTRARKPA
- a CDS encoding class I SAM-dependent methyltransferase, giving the protein MSQQTDAVEDDRELKKKHRAMWASGDYPALADEMLLELGAVLVEACGIKPRQRVLDVAAGTGNAAIPAAMMGAKVVASDLTPELFEAGRKEAANRGVSLEWQEGDAEALPFSDAEFDAVMSCIGVMFAPHHQAAADELLRVCKPGGSIGLLSWTPEGFVGQMLATLKPFAPPPPPGAQPAPLWGSEEHVRELLDGSVTDVHTRKQNLAVRSFHQPADFVRYFKSHYGPIISVYKFLGEDRDKVQALDKALTDLADSFGDAHGDSPFQMEWEYLLFTAKKA